One segment of Vogesella indigofera DNA contains the following:
- a CDS encoding quinone-dependent dihydroorotate dehydrogenase, whose product MLYPLLRPLLFRTDAESAHETTLSLLDTAYRLQLTGLLSRKVGRNPVKAMGLTFPNPVGLAAGLDKNGDHIDALAALGFGFIEIGTVTPRPQDGNPKPRLFRVPEYEGIINRMGFNNKGVDALLENVRNSHFQGILGINIGKNASTPIENAKDDYLTCLDKVYECASYVTVNISSPNTKNLRQLQQSDELGELLAALKNRQSRLADQHGRYVPLAVKIAPDLDAEQTQEIARLLTEHQLDAVIATNTTLSRSEIAGHPLQGEAGGLSGAPVRERSTQLIRNLARALDGALPIIGVGGILSGADAQEKIDAGATLVQLYSGLIYRGPGLINECAEALRGKRHG is encoded by the coding sequence ATGCTTTACCCGCTGTTACGCCCCTTGCTGTTCCGCACCGATGCCGAATCCGCACATGAAACCACCCTGTCGCTGCTGGATACCGCGTATCGCCTGCAATTGACCGGCTTGCTTAGCCGCAAGGTTGGCCGCAATCCGGTAAAAGCCATGGGCCTGACCTTCCCCAACCCGGTCGGCCTCGCCGCCGGCCTGGACAAGAACGGCGACCACATCGACGCCCTCGCCGCGCTCGGCTTCGGCTTCATCGAGATCGGCACCGTGACGCCGCGCCCGCAGGACGGCAACCCCAAGCCGCGCCTGTTCCGTGTGCCGGAGTACGAAGGCATCATCAACCGCATGGGCTTCAATAACAAGGGCGTCGACGCGCTACTGGAGAACGTGCGCAACAGCCACTTCCAGGGCATCCTCGGCATCAATATCGGCAAGAACGCCAGCACCCCGATCGAGAACGCCAAGGACGACTACCTGACCTGCCTCGACAAGGTGTACGAGTGCGCCAGCTACGTCACCGTCAACATCTCCTCGCCCAACACCAAGAACTTGCGCCAGCTGCAGCAGTCCGATGAACTGGGCGAGCTGCTCGCCGCGCTGAAGAACCGCCAGTCGCGCCTGGCCGACCAGCACGGCCGCTACGTGCCGCTGGCGGTGAAGATCGCGCCGGATCTGGACGCCGAACAGACGCAGGAGATCGCCCGCCTGCTGACCGAGCACCAGCTGGACGCGGTGATCGCCACCAACACCACGCTGTCGCGCAGCGAGATCGCCGGCCATCCGCTGCAAGGCGAGGCTGGCGGCCTGTCCGGCGCGCCGGTGCGCGAGCGCTCGACGCAGCTGATCCGCAACCTGGCGCGGGCGCTGGACGGCGCGCTGCCGATCATCGGTGTCGGCGGTATCCTGTCCGGGGCCGACGCCCAGGAGAAGATCGACGCCGGCGCCACGCTGGTACAGCTGTACTCCGGTCTGATCTACCGCGGCCCGGGCCTGATCAACGAATGCGCCGAAGCACTGCGCGGCAAGCGCCACGGCTGA
- the aat gene encoding leucyl/phenylalanyl-tRNA--protein transferase gives MSLAMAEPDGLLAAGGDLSVARLLAGYSHGIFPWFSPEDPILWWSPSQRMVVEPGALKVSRSMAKVLRNRRYRVTTDRAFGAVMQACAVQRDEQGGTWITAEMIAAYTELHRQGYAHSFEVWMDDELAGGLYGVAIGGMFYGESMFHCRRDASKIAFIHMAQHLFAHGVGLIDCQMPTAHLASLGARLIGRELFVARVQQLLRCPLPDTVWDYVYDHEPSR, from the coding sequence GTGTCGCTGGCAATGGCCGAGCCGGATGGCTTGCTGGCCGCCGGCGGCGACCTGTCCGTTGCCCGTCTGCTTGCCGGATATTCTCACGGCATCTTTCCCTGGTTCTCCCCGGAAGACCCCATCCTGTGGTGGTCGCCGTCACAGCGCATGGTGGTGGAACCGGGCGCCCTAAAAGTCTCGCGCTCGATGGCCAAGGTGCTGCGCAACCGCCGCTACCGCGTGACCACCGACCGTGCCTTCGGCGCCGTGATGCAGGCTTGCGCCGTGCAGCGCGACGAGCAGGGCGGCACCTGGATCACCGCGGAGATGATCGCCGCCTATACTGAATTGCATCGGCAGGGTTATGCCCATTCCTTTGAAGTGTGGATGGACGACGAGCTGGCCGGCGGGCTGTACGGTGTCGCCATCGGCGGCATGTTCTACGGCGAGTCGATGTTTCACTGCCGGCGCGACGCCTCCAAGATCGCCTTCATCCACATGGCACAGCATCTGTTTGCCCACGGTGTCGGGCTGATCGATTGCCAGATGCCGACCGCGCACCTCGCCAGCCTTGGTGCGCGCCTGATCGGGCGGGAGCTGTTTGTCGCCCGGGTGCAGCAGCTGCTGCGTTGTCCATTGCCGGATACAGTGTGGGATTACGTCTACGATCATGAGCCATCGCGATAA
- the dapB gene encoding 4-hydroxy-tetrahydrodipicolinate reductase — MSLNIVIVGAAGRMGRTLIESVLDTPEARLHAALEREGSPFVGQDAGLFMGRDTGVKISTDFNAALDGAHVVIDFTRPEGTLTHLAACVEKKVQMIIGTTGFDDAGKAAIAAAGEQIGIVFAANFSVGVNLTFKLLDMAARVLNEGYDIEITEAHHRFKVDAPSGTALRMGEVVAEALGRDLKQCAVYGREGVTGERDPGTIGFATVRAGDVVGDHTVLFAALGERVEITHKASSRATFANGAVRAAKWLAAKPHGVFDMQDVLGLH; from the coding sequence ATGAGCCTGAACATTGTCATCGTCGGCGCCGCTGGCCGCATGGGCCGCACGCTGATCGAATCCGTACTCGACACCCCTGAAGCCCGCCTGCACGCCGCACTGGAACGTGAAGGTTCGCCGTTTGTCGGCCAGGATGCCGGCCTGTTCATGGGCCGCGACACCGGCGTCAAGATCAGCACCGACTTCAACGCGGCGCTGGATGGTGCGCACGTGGTGATCGACTTCACCCGCCCGGAAGGCACACTCACACACCTGGCCGCCTGCGTCGAGAAAAAGGTGCAGATGATCATCGGCACCACCGGGTTTGACGACGCCGGCAAGGCCGCCATCGCCGCTGCCGGCGAACAGATCGGCATCGTATTTGCGGCCAACTTCAGCGTGGGGGTGAACCTTACCTTCAAGCTGCTGGACATGGCCGCCCGCGTGCTGAACGAAGGCTACGATATCGAGATCACCGAGGCGCACCACCGCTTCAAGGTGGATGCCCCATCCGGCACCGCGCTGCGCATGGGCGAAGTGGTGGCCGAAGCGCTGGGTCGCGACCTGAAACAGTGTGCCGTCTACGGCCGTGAAGGCGTCACCGGCGAGCGTGATCCGGGCACCATCGGCTTTGCCACCGTGCGCGCAGGCGACGTGGTCGGCGACCATACAGTGCTGTTCGCCGCGCTGGGCGAGCGCGTGGAGATCACCCACAAGGCCTCCAGCCGCGCCACCTTCGCCAACGGTGCGGTGCGCGCCGCCAAGTGGCTGGCTGCCAAGCCGCACGGCGTTTTCGACATGCAGGATGTGCTGGGCCTGCATTGA
- a CDS encoding arginyltransferase has translation MSHRDNDAIAIIHFYATAPYACSYLDDRQARSQVAVPAEAIDSTVYSQLVGLGFRRSGHFTYRPYCDACRACVPVRIPVARFVPDRSQRRALRRHGELSTRILPLGFVDEHFQLYRRYQQARHDGGGMSEDDPGQYAEFILKSRVESWLVEFREQGVLRMVSLIDRLDDGLSAVYTFFDPDQPRTAYGVYNVLWQVDLARRLQLSYLYLGYWIAESPKMAYKTRYRPLERLDDGRWRAFEP, from the coding sequence ATGAGCCATCGCGATAACGACGCCATTGCCATCATCCATTTCTACGCCACGGCCCCGTATGCCTGCAGCTACCTGGATGACCGCCAGGCCCGCTCCCAGGTTGCGGTGCCGGCGGAAGCGATCGACAGCACGGTCTACAGTCAGCTGGTAGGGCTGGGCTTCCGGCGCAGCGGCCACTTCACCTACCGGCCGTATTGCGATGCCTGCCGCGCCTGTGTGCCGGTGCGCATCCCGGTGGCGCGCTTCGTGCCGGACCGCAGCCAGCGCCGCGCGTTGCGCCGCCATGGCGAGCTGAGTACGCGCATCCTGCCGCTCGGCTTTGTCGACGAGCATTTCCAGCTGTACCGCCGCTATCAACAGGCGCGCCACGACGGTGGCGGCATGTCGGAGGATGATCCGGGGCAGTATGCGGAGTTCATCCTGAAGAGCCGGGTCGAGAGCTGGCTGGTGGAGTTTCGCGAGCAGGGCGTGCTGCGCATGGTCAGCCTGATCGACCGGCTGGATGACGGCCTGTCTGCGGTGTATACCTTTTTCGATCCGGACCAGCCGCGCACCGCGTACGGTGTTTACAACGTGCTGTGGCAGGTGGATCTCGCGCGCCGGCTGCAGTTGTCCTATCTCTATCTCGGCTACTGGATCGCTGAATCGCCGAAGATGGCCTACAAGACGCGCTACCGGCCGCTGGAGCGGCTGGACGATGGCCGCTGGCGCGCGTTCGAGCCCTGA
- a CDS encoding FecCD family ABC transporter permease translates to MSARTLLILLASLTGLAFFISLLAGEHATARLAALLALPGHDALERELLLALRLPRVLSAAAAGALLATAGLAIQARFHNDLAEPGLIGISGGAALAAALALAAHWPTLAVSIAAFGGALAALLLVSHLARGRATATLILAGVAVNALCGSLLTLLISTLPDGALRSVTFWLMGSFAGSDGRQAWLLVLLAVAVTVALQRQGRFLQALQLGDRAAFYSGFNIGRNGAITIALAALAAGVVVSQCGMVGFVGLMAPHILRRLTGLHLPTLLKLAPLAGALLTLLADLAARELLYPAELPVGVITSLAGAPFFLYLLTRKRPTHA, encoded by the coding sequence ATGTCGGCACGCACGCTGCTGATCCTGCTGGCCAGCCTCACCGGGCTGGCCTTCTTTATTTCCCTGCTCGCCGGCGAACACGCCACGGCCAGGCTGGCCGCCCTGCTGGCGCTGCCCGGCCACGATGCGCTGGAGCGCGAGCTGTTGTTGGCGCTGCGCCTGCCGCGCGTGCTCAGCGCCGCCGCCGCCGGCGCGCTGCTGGCCACCGCCGGCCTCGCCATCCAGGCCCGCTTTCACAATGACTTGGCCGAGCCGGGCCTGATCGGCATCTCCGGCGGCGCGGCACTGGCCGCCGCACTGGCACTGGCCGCCCACTGGCCGACGCTGGCGGTCTCCATCGCCGCCTTTGGCGGGGCGCTGGCGGCACTGCTGCTGGTCAGCCATCTGGCCCGCGGCCGCGCCACCGCCACGCTGATTCTGGCCGGCGTCGCCGTCAACGCGCTGTGCGGCAGCCTGTTGACGCTGCTGATCAGCACCCTGCCCGACGGCGCGCTGCGCAGTGTCACCTTCTGGCTGATGGGCAGCTTTGCCGGCAGCGACGGCCGCCAGGCCTGGCTGCTGGTGCTGCTGGCCGTCGCCGTCACCGTGGCGCTGCAGCGCCAGGGCCGTTTCCTGCAGGCGCTGCAACTGGGCGACCGTGCCGCGTTCTACAGCGGCTTCAACATTGGCCGCAATGGTGCCATCACCATCGCGCTGGCGGCGCTGGCCGCCGGCGTGGTGGTGTCGCAGTGCGGCATGGTCGGTTTTGTCGGGCTGATGGCACCGCACATCCTGCGCCGCCTGACCGGGCTGCACCTGCCGACGCTGCTGAAGCTGGCACCACTGGCCGGCGCCCTGCTCACGCTGCTGGCCGATCTGGCCGCGCGCGAACTGCTGTACCCGGCCGAGCTGCCGGTGGGGGTGATCACCAGCCTCGCCGGTGCGCCGTTCTTCCTGTATCTGCTGACCCGCAAGCGGCCAACCCATGCTTGA
- a CDS encoding ABC transporter ATP-binding protein: MLEIRQLSLRHPAPLHDISFACAAGEVTVILGPNGAGKSTLLHAIGGYYPAAAGEVRLAGEPLAGIDAARLASCRALVEQHPARPAGMRVADLLHIGVAHADHAMLAQALALCGCQTLLARDCASLSGGELQRVHLARALHQLLASKAAQRYLLLDEPTAALDIGAANQQLATLRQLAQRWQLGMVAVLHDVNLALRHADKVLLLKDGVQIAHGDTAQVMTQSRLEQVYDTRLAELSDRHGQRAFIAC, encoded by the coding sequence ATGCTTGAGATCCGCCAGCTGTCGCTGCGCCACCCCGCCCCGCTGCACGACATCAGCTTTGCCTGCGCCGCGGGCGAAGTCACCGTCATCCTCGGCCCCAACGGCGCCGGCAAGAGCACGCTGCTGCACGCCATCGGCGGCTATTACCCGGCCGCGGCGGGCGAGGTCCGGCTCGCCGGCGAACCCCTCGCCGGCATCGACGCCGCCCGCCTCGCCAGCTGCCGCGCGCTGGTCGAACAGCATCCGGCGCGACCGGCGGGCATGCGTGTGGCCGATCTGCTGCATATCGGCGTGGCGCACGCGGATCACGCGATGCTGGCGCAGGCGCTGGCCCTGTGCGGCTGCCAGACACTGCTGGCGCGCGACTGCGCCAGCCTGTCCGGCGGCGAACTGCAGCGCGTGCACCTGGCGCGGGCGCTGCACCAGCTACTGGCCAGCAAGGCCGCGCAGCGCTACCTGCTGCTGGACGAGCCCACCGCCGCGCTGGATATCGGCGCCGCCAACCAGCAGCTGGCAACCCTGCGGCAGCTGGCACAGCGCTGGCAGTTGGGTATGGTCGCGGTGCTGCACGACGTCAACCTGGCATTGCGCCATGCCGACAAGGTGCTACTGCTCAAGGACGGCGTGCAAATCGCCCATGGCGACACGGCACAGGTGATGACGCAAAGCCGGCTGGAACAGGTCTACGACACCCGCCTCGCCGAGCTGAGCGATCGCCACGGCCAGCGCGCCTTCATCGCCTGCTGA
- a CDS encoding glycine zipper 2TM domain-containing protein, whose protein sequence is MNRRLLQLSGIALLAAGLATGCANTSDSGQVYSKDQMRQAHVVEFGQVIAVKNVLMEGNRNELLTMGGTALGGLAGSNIGKGSGAGAGAIVGAIAGGLAAQSAQQSLNTKPALEITVKLDNGGKMLSIVQEADVPFSQGQRVRVLSGGGTTRVSPL, encoded by the coding sequence ATGAACCGCAGACTACTGCAACTGAGCGGCATCGCCCTGCTGGCCGCCGGTCTGGCCACCGGCTGCGCCAACACCTCCGACTCCGGCCAGGTCTACAGCAAGGACCAGATGCGCCAGGCGCACGTGGTCGAATTCGGCCAGGTGATCGCCGTCAAGAACGTGCTGATGGAAGGCAACCGCAACGAGCTGCTGACCATGGGCGGCACCGCGCTGGGCGGCTTGGCCGGCAGCAATATCGGCAAGGGTAGCGGCGCCGGCGCCGGTGCCATCGTCGGCGCTATCGCCGGCGGACTGGCAGCACAATCGGCGCAGCAGTCGCTGAACACCAAGCCGGCGCTGGAAATCACGGTAAAACTGGATAACGGTGGCAAGATGCTGTCCATCGTGCAGGAAGCCGATGTCCCATTCAGCCAGGGCCAGCGCGTGCGGGTACTCAGCGGCGGTGGCACCACCCGCGTCAGCCCGCTGTAA
- a CDS encoding outer membrane protein assembly factor BamE, giving the protein MFKTISTLFITSLLLSACSSVNPMTWFSPHRMVIQQGNYVTEDAAARVKPGMTRSQVRFLLGTPLLNDIFHADRWDYPYRIERQGQPAEEKRLTVFFDKDTVTRVEGNAFPATRPAIDNPPPAGQN; this is encoded by the coding sequence ATGTTCAAGACAATTTCTACGCTTTTCATAACCAGCCTGCTGTTGTCCGCCTGCTCCTCGGTCAATCCGATGACCTGGTTCTCGCCTCACCGCATGGTGATCCAGCAAGGCAATTACGTGACAGAAGACGCGGCCGCCCGCGTCAAGCCGGGCATGACCCGCTCGCAAGTACGCTTCCTGCTGGGCACCCCGCTGCTGAATGACATCTTCCATGCCGACCGCTGGGACTACCCTTACCGCATCGAGCGCCAGGGCCAGCCGGCAGAAGAAAAACGCCTGACCGTGTTCTTTGACAAGGACACCGTCACTCGCGTGGAAGGCAACGCCTTCCCGGCGACCCGCCCCGCTATCGACAACCCACCACCTGCCGGACAGAATTGA
- a CDS encoding SpoVR family protein, giving the protein MKPISTGSEWTFDLIERYDAAIREIAHGEFHLDTYPVQLEIITAEQMMDAYSSVGMPVNYQHWSFGKHFVQTEKGYKRGQMGLAYEIVINSNPCIAYLMEENTMTMQALVIAHAAYGHNSFFKGNYLFRTWTDASAIIDYLVFAKQYISRCEERYGIDAVEELLDSCHALMNYGVDRYKRPQKLSLAEEQARQVERENYLQLQVNDLWRTIPRREKDGASRAAPRFPSEPQENILYFIEKSAPLLEPWQREIVRIVRKVAQYFYPQRQTQVMNEGWATFWHYTLMNRLYDKEMLTDGAMMEFLQSHTNVVYQPPVTARWYNGINPYALGFSMYQDIKRICEAPTDEDREWFPDIAGTPWRPVLEFAMKNFKDESFISQYLSPKLIRDFRFFAIRDDDRDDKLEVSAIHDEQGYQAIRAKLSEQYNLGSREPNIQVWSVNVRGDRGLTLRHTRHNRKPLDEASAQEVLKHVARLWGFGVKLESVDSDGTVQQRFDCHPEVAAASL; this is encoded by the coding sequence ATGAAACCGATCTCTACCGGATCCGAATGGACCTTTGACCTGATTGAACGTTACGACGCCGCCATCCGCGAGATCGCGCACGGCGAGTTTCACCTCGACACCTACCCGGTGCAGCTGGAGATCATCACCGCCGAGCAGATGATGGACGCCTATTCCTCGGTTGGCATGCCGGTCAACTACCAGCACTGGAGCTTCGGCAAGCACTTCGTGCAGACTGAGAAGGGCTACAAGCGTGGCCAGATGGGGCTGGCCTATGAGATCGTGATCAATTCCAACCCCTGCATCGCCTACCTGATGGAAGAGAACACCATGACCATGCAGGCGCTGGTGATCGCGCACGCCGCCTATGGTCATAACAGCTTCTTCAAGGGCAATTACCTGTTCCGCACCTGGACCGACGCCTCGGCCATTATCGATTATCTGGTGTTCGCCAAGCAGTACATCAGCCGCTGCGAGGAGCGTTACGGCATCGACGCGGTGGAAGAGCTGCTGGACTCCTGCCACGCGCTGATGAACTACGGTGTCGACCGCTACAAGCGGCCGCAGAAACTGTCACTGGCCGAGGAGCAGGCACGGCAGGTCGAGCGTGAAAACTATCTGCAGCTGCAGGTCAACGACCTGTGGCGCACCATTCCGCGCCGGGAGAAGGACGGTGCCAGCCGGGCAGCGCCGCGCTTCCCGTCGGAACCGCAGGAAAATATCCTCTATTTCATCGAAAAATCGGCGCCGCTGCTGGAACCGTGGCAGCGCGAGATCGTGCGCATCGTGCGCAAGGTGGCGCAGTATTTCTATCCGCAACGCCAGACCCAGGTGATGAACGAGGGCTGGGCCACCTTCTGGCACTACACGCTGATGAACCGGCTGTACGACAAGGAGATGCTGACCGATGGCGCGATGATGGAATTCCTGCAGAGCCACACCAATGTGGTGTACCAGCCGCCGGTGACCGCGCGCTGGTACAACGGCATCAACCCGTACGCGCTGGGGTTTTCCATGTACCAGGACATCAAGCGCATCTGCGAAGCCCCTACCGACGAAGATCGCGAGTGGTTCCCGGATATTGCCGGCACGCCGTGGCGGCCGGTGCTGGAGTTCGCGATGAAGAACTTCAAGGACGAGAGCTTCATCTCGCAATACCTGTCACCCAAGCTGATCCGCGATTTCCGCTTTTTTGCCATCCGCGACGACGACCGCGACGACAAGCTGGAGGTGTCCGCCATTCACGATGAACAGGGCTACCAGGCGATCCGTGCCAAACTGTCGGAGCAGTACAACCTCGGCTCGCGCGAGCCAAATATCCAGGTGTGGTCGGTGAACGTGCGCGGTGATCGCGGCCTGACCTTGCGCCATACCCGCCACAACCGCAAACCGCTGGACGAGGCCAGCGCGCAGGAGGTGCTGAAGCATGTCGCCAGGCTGTGGGGCTTCGGCGTCAAGCTGGAAAGTGTCGATAGCGACGGCACGGTACAGCAGCGTTTTGACTGCCATCCGGAGGTGGCGGCAGCCAGCCTCTAA
- a CDS encoding YeaH/YhbH family protein produces MSNIIDRRLNGKNKSAVNRERFLRRFKAQIKEAVGKAIKGRSITDIDSGESVSIPVKDISEPSFHHGRGGRSDQVHPGNEEFIRGDRINRPQGGGAGGGGGKASNEGEGEDDFAFQLSREEFMNVFFEDLALPNLIKTQLMGIEEMKSVRAGYTNDGTPANISIVRSLRGALARRVAMAAPTLRQLREAEEDLDTLLESDADNGPEVRERRKRIHALREKVNRIPFIDPYDLRYNNRVKQPKPTSQAVMFCIMDVSGSMDESKKDMAKRFFILLYLFLQRNYEKIEVVFIRHHTSAVEVSEEDFFHSRESGGTVVSSALNLMHDIVQKRYANRDWNIYAAQASDGDNWDSDSANCGRIMQESLLPWCQYFAYIEITQGEPQNLWYEYLKVAEHYKHFAMQKIGSPADIYPVFRELFKRQPATR; encoded by the coding sequence ATGTCGAATATCATCGACAGAAGACTCAACGGCAAGAACAAGTCGGCGGTCAATCGCGAGCGTTTTTTGCGCCGGTTCAAGGCCCAGATCAAGGAGGCCGTCGGCAAGGCCATCAAGGGGCGCAGCATCACCGATATCGATAGCGGCGAGAGCGTGTCCATTCCGGTAAAGGACATCTCCGAGCCGAGCTTTCACCATGGTCGTGGCGGCCGCAGCGATCAGGTCCACCCCGGTAACGAGGAGTTCATTCGTGGCGACCGTATCAACCGTCCGCAGGGTGGTGGCGCCGGTGGTGGCGGCGGCAAGGCCAGCAATGAAGGCGAGGGCGAGGACGACTTTGCCTTCCAGCTGTCGCGCGAAGAATTCATGAATGTGTTTTTCGAGGACCTGGCGCTCCCCAATCTGATCAAGACCCAGCTGATGGGCATCGAGGAAATGAAGTCGGTGCGCGCCGGCTATACCAATGACGGCACCCCGGCCAATATCAGCATCGTGCGTTCGCTGCGCGGTGCACTGGCACGGCGGGTGGCGATGGCTGCGCCGACGCTGCGCCAGCTGCGCGAGGCGGAGGAAGATCTCGACACGCTACTGGAGTCCGACGCGGACAACGGCCCGGAGGTGCGCGAGCGGCGCAAGCGCATCCATGCGCTGCGCGAGAAGGTCAACCGCATCCCGTTCATCGACCCCTACGACCTGCGCTACAACAATCGTGTCAAGCAGCCCAAGCCGACCAGCCAGGCGGTGATGTTCTGCATCATGGACGTGTCCGGCTCGATGGATGAGTCGAAAAAAGACATGGCCAAGCGCTTTTTCATCCTGCTGTACCTGTTCTTGCAGCGCAATTACGAAAAGATCGAGGTGGTGTTCATCCGCCATCACACCAGTGCGGTCGAGGTCAGCGAGGAGGACTTTTTCCACTCCCGCGAATCCGGCGGTACCGTGGTGTCGTCGGCGCTGAACCTGATGCACGACATCGTGCAGAAGCGCTACGCCAACCGCGACTGGAACATCTACGCGGCGCAGGCTTCCGATGGCGACAACTGGGACAGCGACTCGGCCAACTGTGGCCGCATCATGCAGGAAAGCCTGCTGCCGTGGTGCCAGTACTTCGCCTATATCGAGATCACCCAGGGCGAGCCGCAAAACCTGTGGTACGAGTACCTGAAGGTGGCGGAGCATTACAAGCACTTCGCGATGCAGAAGATCGGCTCGCCGGCAGACATCTACCCGGTGTTCCGCGAGCTGTTCAAACGCCAGCCTGCCACCCGCTAG
- a CDS encoding sensor domain-containing diguanylate cyclase — MKDNFSTAPSRPAMILAGMLMLLMTAAAALLLPYANQPTAGSNLRPVLITALAVNNSIIAYLILLHFYVKRRPATGLLGTAFAYSALMAIYQLLMLPEVLPGQLGLQLGSHLSIWLWFARLAGFAMLIMLAMLCLAWQPKPPLSPRKSSAFLLGCLLLALSLIWLVTQWLPPYLPDLGQLVSQQGDYRALRNSGLVIALLLCWGGALLSVLLVTRLRSAFHCWLALCCYGYLLYLVLLFSSSQRLTVGWYASRFFEQLAATIMLGALLFEVFRLQKRLQSSYSQAYETSIRDSLTGLFSRRHFDNALDAIRQRPPEQARPFTVLMADIDHFKRYNDSFGHVQGDDCLRQIAACMAQQLRDGDTLARYGGEEFIAILDGCDELHAAQIAERIRCAVEQLAIPAASDSPAQRAVVTVSIGLHCQPATVLSEEHQPVELADKALYLAKHQGRNRVCRLSGTALPAG; from the coding sequence ATGAAAGACAATTTCTCCACCGCCCCCAGTCGCCCGGCCATGATTCTGGCCGGTATGCTGATGCTGTTGATGACGGCCGCGGCCGCGTTATTGCTGCCTTACGCCAACCAGCCCACCGCTGGCAGCAATCTGCGGCCGGTACTGATCACCGCGCTGGCGGTCAACAACAGCATCATTGCCTACCTGATCCTGCTGCATTTCTACGTCAAGCGCCGCCCCGCTACCGGCCTGCTCGGCACCGCGTTCGCCTACTCGGCGCTGATGGCCATCTACCAGCTATTGATGCTGCCCGAGGTGCTCCCCGGGCAACTGGGCCTGCAACTCGGCTCGCACCTGAGCATCTGGCTGTGGTTCGCCCGCCTCGCCGGTTTTGCCATGCTGATCATGCTGGCGATGCTGTGCCTGGCGTGGCAACCGAAACCGCCACTGTCGCCGCGTAAGAGCAGCGCCTTCCTGCTCGGCTGTCTACTGCTGGCGCTATCGCTGATCTGGCTGGTGACACAGTGGTTGCCACCTTATCTGCCCGATCTGGGACAACTGGTCAGCCAGCAGGGCGACTATCGGGCACTCCGTAACAGCGGTCTGGTGATTGCCCTGCTACTGTGCTGGGGCGGCGCGCTGCTCAGCGTGCTGCTGGTGACGCGGCTGCGCAGCGCCTTTCACTGCTGGCTGGCGCTGTGCTGCTATGGCTACCTGCTGTATCTGGTGCTGCTGTTCTCCTCCAGCCAGCGGCTGACGGTCGGCTGGTACGCCTCGCGCTTTTTCGAACAGCTCGCCGCCACCATCATGCTGGGAGCGCTGCTGTTCGAGGTATTCCGCCTGCAGAAGCGGCTGCAAAGCTCCTACAGCCAGGCATACGAGACCTCGATCCGCGACAGCCTGACCGGCCTGTTTTCCCGCCGCCACTTCGACAACGCACTGGACGCCATCCGCCAGCGCCCGCCGGAGCAGGCGCGCCCGTTCACGGTATTGATGGCCGACATCGACCACTTCAAGCGCTACAACGACAGCTTCGGCCATGTGCAGGGCGACGACTGCCTGCGTCAGATTGCGGCCTGCATGGCGCAACAGCTGCGTGACGGCGACACCCTGGCCCGCTACGGCGGCGAGGAATTCATCGCGATCCTGGATGGCTGTGACGAACTGCATGCGGCGCAAATTGCCGAACGCATCCGCTGCGCGGTGGAGCAGCTGGCCATTCCGGCGGCCAGTGACAGTCCGGCGCAGCGCGCGGTGGTGACCGTCAGCATCGGGCTGCATTGCCAGCCGGCAACGGTATTGTCCGAGGAACACCAGCCGGTCGAGCTGGCCGACAAGGCGCTGTACCTCGCCAAGCATCAGGGCCGCAACCGGGTCTGCAGGCTGTCGGGCACTGCGTTGCCGGCTGGCTGA
- the fur gene encoding ferric iron uptake transcriptional regulator, which translates to MNKASHLKDIGLKATGPRLRIMELFENSKDRHLSAEDVYKKLIAEDADIGLATIYRVLTQFEQAGILIRHHFESGKAVYELNEGGHHDHMVCYRCGKVTEFFDPKIEELQNQIAAQHGFSIQDHSLYLYGECEDCSKSERKPFRR; encoded by the coding sequence ATGAACAAAGCCAGCCATCTTAAAGACATCGGCCTGAAAGCAACCGGCCCGCGCCTGCGTATCATGGAGCTGTTCGAGAACAGCAAGGATCGCCATCTGTCGGCCGAGGACGTGTACAAGAAGCTGATCGCCGAAGATGCGGATATCGGTCTGGCCACCATCTATCGCGTGCTGACCCAGTTCGAACAGGCCGGTATCCTGATTCGTCACCACTTCGAATCCGGCAAGGCGGTCTACGAGTTGAACGAAGGCGGTCACCATGACCACATGGTGTGCTACCGCTGCGGCAAGGTGACCGAGTTTTTCGACCCGAAAATCGAGGAATTGCAGAACCAGATCGCCGCGCAGCACGGTTTCAGTATCCAGGACCACTCGCTCTATCTGTACGGTGAATGCGAAGACTGCAGCAAGAGCGAGCGCAAGCCTTTCCGTCGATGA